A region from the Variovorax sp. V93 genome encodes:
- the dprA gene encoding DNA-processing protein DprA: MDRAELAGWLRLSLTPGIGDGAARRLLAAFGLPENIFAQTGEALRQVVSPAQADALHQPPPGLQAQLDQTWQWLQPGHDDGGARRLVTLGDAAYPTSLLEMADPPLMLYVLGAADFELTQLGHSIAVVGSRNPTPQGAANARAFARALGEAGLPVVSGLALGVDGAAHQGALDAAGDMPRLATVAVVGTGLDRVYPARHRDLAHRITLQGLIVSELPLGTPPLTQNFPKRNRLIAGLARGTLVVEAALASGSLITARLTSEQGKEVFAIPGSIHSPQSRGCHALIRQGAKLVESVNDILEELPSLHAGSAAAVPAAANGDAGAVPGAREEPLLDALGFDPVSLDALSARTGWSAAALQARLLELELDGHVARLPGGLFQRAAIG, translated from the coding sequence TTGGACCGAGCAGAACTCGCAGGCTGGCTGCGGCTTTCACTGACGCCGGGCATCGGCGATGGCGCCGCGCGCCGGCTGCTGGCGGCCTTCGGGCTGCCCGAGAATATCTTTGCGCAGACGGGCGAGGCGCTGCGCCAGGTCGTTTCGCCAGCGCAGGCCGACGCCCTGCACCAGCCGCCGCCGGGCCTGCAGGCCCAGCTCGACCAGACCTGGCAGTGGCTGCAGCCCGGCCACGATGACGGCGGCGCGCGCCGCCTGGTCACGCTGGGCGATGCCGCCTACCCCACCTCGCTGCTCGAGATGGCCGATCCGCCGCTGATGCTCTACGTGCTCGGTGCCGCGGACTTCGAGCTGACCCAGCTCGGCCACAGCATTGCGGTGGTCGGCAGCCGCAACCCCACGCCCCAGGGCGCCGCCAATGCCCGCGCCTTTGCGCGCGCGCTGGGCGAAGCGGGCCTGCCGGTGGTGTCGGGCCTCGCGCTCGGCGTCGACGGCGCCGCGCACCAGGGCGCGCTCGATGCGGCCGGCGACATGCCGCGGCTCGCCACGGTGGCCGTGGTGGGCACCGGCCTGGACCGCGTCTATCCCGCGCGGCACCGCGACCTGGCGCACCGCATCACGCTGCAGGGGCTGATCGTGAGCGAGCTGCCGCTCGGCACGCCGCCGCTCACGCAGAACTTCCCCAAGCGCAACCGCCTCATCGCCGGCCTGGCCCGCGGCACGCTGGTGGTCGAGGCCGCGCTGGCATCGGGCTCGCTGATCACCGCGCGGCTCACCTCGGAACAAGGCAAGGAAGTGTTCGCCATTCCGGGCTCGATTCATTCGCCGCAGTCGCGCGGCTGCCATGCGCTGATCCGCCAGGGCGCGAAGCTGGTCGAATCGGTCAACGACATCCTCGAGGAGCTGCCGTCGCTGCACGCAGGCAGCGCGGCGGCGGTACCGGCGGCCGCGAACGGCGATGCCGGCGCTGTGCCCGGCGCGCGCGAAGAGCCCTTGCTGGACGCGCTCGGCTTCGACCCCGTGAGCCTGGACGCGCTGAGCGCGCGCACCGGCTGGAGCGCCGCCGCGCTGCAGGCCCGGCTGCTCGAACTCGAGCTCGACGGCCACGTTGCGCGGCTGCCCGGCGGCCTGTTCCAGAGAGCAGCCATCGGCTGA
- a CDS encoding tripartite tricarboxylate transporter substrate binding protein → MKRLISLMAAALALASPFASAQQPAAYPSQPVKWIVPYVAGGGTDNLARALAEAMQPSLGQPLIIDNRPGASTNIGVSVMMQAKPDGYTIMQAENAALLFNEHMFARLPYKPASDFTYIGAIGRFPVALVVHPDFPAKNVAEFVRHVKANPEKVSYASPGNGSPHHMAMELFKQKAGLSITHVPYKGAAPAMTDVMGGQVPTMMLDLASGLPIIKAGKVRVLAIALPQRASALPEVPTFVEAGFSDVNAYAFHGLIGPAGMPPEAVARINGELHKAMKAPKVVKLFAEFGFEALPGTPQDFYKLSRAESERWGKIIQAAGVKLD, encoded by the coding sequence ATGAAGCGACTGATTTCCCTCATGGCCGCGGCCCTCGCGCTGGCCAGCCCCTTCGCATCGGCGCAGCAGCCCGCCGCCTACCCGAGCCAGCCCGTCAAATGGATCGTGCCCTACGTGGCCGGCGGCGGCACCGACAACCTCGCGCGCGCGCTGGCCGAGGCGATGCAGCCTTCGCTCGGACAGCCGCTCATCATCGACAACCGCCCCGGCGCATCGACCAACATCGGCGTGTCCGTGATGATGCAGGCCAAGCCCGACGGCTACACCATCATGCAGGCCGAGAACGCGGCGCTGCTCTTCAACGAGCACATGTTCGCCAGGCTGCCCTACAAGCCCGCGAGCGACTTCACCTACATCGGCGCCATCGGCCGCTTTCCGGTGGCGCTGGTGGTGCACCCCGACTTTCCCGCGAAGAACGTGGCCGAGTTCGTGCGCCACGTGAAGGCCAACCCCGAGAAGGTGAGCTATGCCTCGCCCGGCAACGGCTCGCCGCACCACATGGCGATGGAACTCTTCAAGCAGAAGGCCGGCCTGAGCATCACGCACGTGCCGTACAAGGGCGCCGCGCCCGCAATGACCGACGTGATGGGCGGCCAGGTGCCCACGATGATGCTCGACCTGGCCTCGGGCCTGCCGATCATCAAGGCGGGCAAGGTGCGGGTGCTGGCGATTGCGCTGCCGCAGCGTGCGAGCGCACTGCCCGAGGTGCCCACCTTCGTCGAGGCCGGCTTCAGCGACGTCAACGCCTATGCCTTCCACGGCCTGATCGGCCCGGCCGGCATGCCGCCCGAAGCGGTGGCGCGCATCAACGGCGAACTGCACAAGGCGATGAAGGCCCCGAAGGTGGTGAAGCTGTTCGCGGAGTTCGGCTTCGAGGCCCTGCCGGGCACACCGCAGGATTTCTACAAGCTCTCGCGGGCCGAGAGCGAACGCTGGGGCAAGATCATCCAGGCCGCCGGCGTGAAACTGGATTGA
- a CDS encoding DUF494 family protein: protein MFEVLVFVYENYWRGDACPEPHQLGRKLSAHGFEAEEIRDALHWLDGLSLATQGMQFERSPGNDAVATVTLRGAPEAALPQSDSAMRVYSQAEQEHLGADCLGFIRFLESSNVLSCGLREIVIERAMAAPGDPVALDELKIIVLMVHWSTGIEPDALVLDELCESREGRTAH, encoded by the coding sequence ATGTTCGAAGTGCTCGTGTTTGTCTACGAAAACTATTGGCGCGGCGATGCCTGCCCCGAACCCCATCAACTGGGCCGCAAGCTCAGCGCCCACGGCTTCGAGGCAGAGGAAATCCGCGATGCGCTGCACTGGCTCGATGGCCTGAGCCTTGCCACGCAGGGCATGCAGTTCGAACGAAGTCCCGGCAACGACGCCGTAGCCACGGTCACGCTGCGCGGCGCGCCCGAGGCAGCCCTGCCCCAGTCGGACAGCGCCATGCGGGTCTATTCGCAGGCCGAGCAGGAGCACCTGGGCGCCGACTGCCTGGGCTTCATCCGCTTTCTCGAGTCGTCGAACGTGCTGTCCTGCGGCCTGCGCGAGATCGTCATCGAGCGCGCCATGGCGGCGCCGGGCGATCCGGTCGCGCTCGACGAGCTCAAGATCATCGTGCTGATGGTGCACTGGAGCACCGGCATCGAGCCCGATGCGCTGGTGCTCGACGAACTCTGCGAAAGCCGCGAAGGCAGAACCGCACACTAG
- the def gene encoding peptide deformylase codes for MAKRIILSYPDKRLHTVAKPVQGVDARIKALVADMLETMYDASGIGLAATQIDVHERLVVIDVSEERNEPLVLINPEIIWASDEKVLNEEGCLSVPGIYDGVMRSTSVKVQALDENGELRTIEAEGLLAVCIQHELDHLLGKVFVEYLSPLKRNRIKSKLLKQQREEAKEGRA; via the coding sequence ATGGCCAAACGAATCATTCTGAGTTACCCGGACAAGCGCCTGCACACGGTTGCCAAGCCCGTGCAGGGCGTCGACGCGCGCATCAAGGCCCTGGTGGCCGACATGCTCGAGACCATGTACGACGCCAGCGGCATCGGCCTGGCCGCGACCCAGATCGACGTGCACGAGCGGCTGGTCGTCATCGACGTGTCCGAGGAACGCAACGAGCCGCTGGTGCTCATCAATCCCGAAATTATCTGGGCAAGCGACGAAAAGGTGTTGAACGAAGAGGGCTGCCTCTCGGTGCCGGGCATCTACGACGGCGTCATGCGCTCCACCTCGGTCAAGGTCCAGGCGCTGGACGAGAACGGCGAACTGCGCACCATCGAGGCCGAAGGCCTGCTGGCCGTGTGCATCCAGCACGAACTCGACCACCTGCTGGGCAAGGTGTTCGTCGAATACCTGTCGCCGCTCAAGCGCAACCGCATCAAGAGCAAGCTGCTCAAGCAGCAGCGCGAAGAGGCCAAAGAGGGCCGGGCGTGA
- a CDS encoding AzlC family ABC transporter permease, with translation MFLSAAIRRRPEFRAGIRDMSSAALGIGAWGLMTGVAMVKSNMSVLESVAMTLLVYAGSSQLAAIPLLFAGAPAWVILATGFCVNLRFVVFSLHLRPYLMHMPRWRRMTHGYLTADLSYALFTRQYAAPPATVAEQQSQEAYLTGNYFVTWCSWMGMSLLGIALANFIPQSWGLGFAGVLSLVAIVCSMATTRLRVLAALVASATAVAAYALPLKLNIVVAIGAAVLLCFWLEKRFGLDPDAEDDK, from the coding sequence ATGTTCCTTTCCGCAGCCATTCGCCGCCGCCCCGAATTCCGCGCCGGCATCCGCGACATGTCCTCGGCCGCGCTGGGCATCGGCGCCTGGGGCCTGATGACCGGCGTGGCCATGGTCAAGTCGAACATGAGCGTGCTGGAGTCGGTGGCCATGACGCTGCTGGTCTACGCCGGCAGCTCCCAGCTCGCGGCCATTCCGCTCTTGTTCGCGGGCGCGCCGGCCTGGGTGATCCTGGCCACGGGCTTTTGCGTCAACCTGCGCTTCGTGGTCTTCAGCCTGCACCTGCGGCCCTACCTCATGCACATGCCGCGCTGGCGCCGCATGACGCACGGCTACCTGACGGCCGACCTGAGCTACGCGCTCTTCACCCGGCAGTACGCGGCGCCGCCGGCCACCGTTGCCGAGCAGCAGTCGCAGGAGGCCTATCTCACCGGCAACTACTTCGTGACCTGGTGCTCCTGGATGGGCATGAGCCTGCTGGGCATTGCGCTGGCCAACTTCATCCCGCAGAGCTGGGGCCTGGGCTTTGCCGGCGTGCTGAGCCTGGTGGCGATCGTCTGCTCGATGGCCACCACCCGGCTGCGCGTGCTGGCCGCGCTGGTCGCCAGCGCCACCGCGGTGGCCGCCTATGCCCTGCCGCTCAAGCTCAACATCGTGGTGGCCATCGGTGCCGCGGTGCTGCTGTGCTTCTGGCTCGAGAAGCGGTTCGGGCTCGACCCCGACGCGGAGGACGACAAGTGA
- the secF gene encoding protein translocase subunit SecF: MEFFRIHKTIPFMRHALVLNIISFVTFALAVFFLLHRGLHLSVEFTGGTVMEVAYQQSADIGKVREAIGKLGYPDVQVQSYGTSRDVQIRLPAQKGMNSDQQSAQVMQALKTVDPSATQRGIEVVGPQVGEELTTNGLKALGMVVVGIMIYLAIRFEWKFALATVLANLHDVVIILGFFAFFQWEFSLAVLAAVLAVLGYSVNESVVIFDRVRENFRRYRKMNTVEIIDNAITSTISRTIITHGSTQLVVLSMFFFGGPTLHYFALALTIGICFGIYSSCFVAAAIAMWLGIKREDLIKGGPTKRDGGSEDDPNAGAVV; the protein is encoded by the coding sequence ATGGAATTCTTCCGCATCCACAAGACCATCCCGTTCATGCGCCACGCGCTGGTGCTGAACATCATCTCCTTCGTCACCTTCGCGCTGGCGGTGTTCTTCCTGCTGCACCGCGGGCTGCACCTGTCGGTGGAGTTCACGGGCGGCACCGTGATGGAGGTGGCCTACCAGCAGTCGGCCGACATCGGCAAGGTGCGCGAGGCCATCGGCAAGCTCGGCTACCCCGACGTGCAGGTGCAAAGCTACGGCACCTCGCGCGACGTGCAGATCCGCCTGCCGGCGCAAAAGGGCATGAACTCCGACCAGCAGAGCGCACAGGTGATGCAGGCGCTCAAGACGGTCGATCCCTCGGCCACGCAGCGCGGCATCGAGGTGGTCGGCCCGCAGGTCGGTGAGGAGCTCACCACCAACGGGCTCAAGGCGCTGGGCATGGTGGTGGTGGGCATCATGATCTACCTGGCGATCCGCTTCGAATGGAAGTTTGCGCTTGCCACCGTGCTCGCCAACCTGCACGACGTGGTCATCATCCTGGGCTTCTTCGCCTTCTTCCAGTGGGAGTTCTCGCTCGCGGTGCTGGCGGCGGTGCTGGCGGTGCTGGGCTATTCGGTCAACGAGTCGGTCGTGATCTTCGACCGGGTGCGCGAGAACTTCCGGCGCTACCGCAAGATGAACACCGTCGAGATCATCGACAACGCGATCACCTCGACCATCAGCCGCACCATCATCACGCACGGCTCGACGCAGCTGGTGGTGCTCTCGATGTTCTTCTTCGGCGGCCCGACGCTGCACTACTTTGCGCTGGCGCTGACCATCGGCATCTGCTTTGGCATCTACTCGTCCTGCTTCGTGGCGGCGGCCATTGCCATGTGGCTGGGCATCAAGCGCGAAGACCTGATCAAGGGCGGCCCGACCAAGCGCGACGGCGGCTCCGAGGACGACCCGAACGCCGGCGCCGTGGTCTGA
- a CDS encoding LysM peptidoglycan-binding domain-containing protein gives MKKLRITVRQRPHLLATLAALAVITGGTTAAWAQNYPVTPQQRATAQQTAQNGVPLSELAPNAPDEYTVKPGDTLWAISRLYLLRPWRWPELWGMNISEIANPHRIYPGQVLYLDKTGGRARLTMRRGAGGSADGGTIKLSPRTRFDSLAGMALPTLNPSIIEPFLSEPIVVDADTLQAAPRIVAGNDSRVLLSRGDRAYARGNAETPLLETPGPLKNFRVFRSATPLKDPGTGEILGYEAQYLGKAQLQRGESTTVETTDDKDVITVVPASIDIIAAREEIRAGDRLLPEPPRQLLSYVPRAPSSQVEGRIISVYGNAVQFAAQNQVVAINKGTRDGIDSGHVLAILKNGETILDRTGARKETIKLPNERIGLLMVFRPFEKVSYALVLEITDTPKAGDFLVNP, from the coding sequence ATGAAAAAGCTCCGAATCACTGTCCGCCAGCGCCCGCATCTTCTCGCCACGTTGGCTGCCCTTGCGGTGATCACTGGCGGCACGACGGCGGCGTGGGCGCAGAACTACCCCGTCACGCCGCAGCAGCGCGCCACCGCCCAGCAAACCGCCCAGAACGGCGTTCCGCTGAGCGAGCTGGCGCCCAACGCGCCCGACGAATACACGGTCAAGCCCGGCGACACGCTGTGGGCCATCTCGCGCCTCTACCTGCTGCGCCCCTGGCGCTGGCCGGAACTGTGGGGCATGAACATCAGCGAAATCGCGAATCCGCACCGCATCTACCCGGGCCAGGTCCTCTACCTGGACAAGACCGGCGGCCGCGCACGCCTGACCATGCGCCGCGGCGCTGGCGGCAGCGCCGATGGCGGCACCATCAAGCTGTCGCCGCGCACGCGCTTCGACTCGCTGGCCGGCATGGCCCTGCCCACGCTCAACCCGAGCATCATCGAGCCCTTCCTGAGCGAGCCGATCGTGGTGGACGCCGACACGCTGCAGGCCGCGCCGCGCATCGTTGCCGGCAACGACAGCCGCGTCCTGCTGTCGCGCGGCGACCGCGCCTATGCGCGCGGCAACGCCGAGACGCCGCTGCTCGAAACGCCGGGCCCGCTGAAGAATTTCCGCGTGTTCCGCAGCGCCACGCCGCTGAAGGACCCGGGAACCGGCGAAATCCTCGGCTACGAGGCGCAGTACCTGGGCAAGGCGCAGCTGCAGCGCGGCGAATCGACCACGGTCGAGACCACCGACGACAAGGACGTGATCACCGTGGTGCCGGCCAGCATCGACATCATCGCGGCGCGCGAGGAAATCCGCGCCGGCGACCGCCTGCTGCCTGAACCGCCGCGCCAGCTGCTGAGCTATGTGCCGCGCGCGCCCTCCTCGCAGGTCGAGGGCCGCATCATCTCGGTCTACGGCAATGCGGTGCAGTTCGCGGCGCAGAACCAGGTGGTGGCCATCAACAAGGGCACGCGCGACGGCATCGACAGCGGCCACGTGCTGGCCATCCTGAAGAACGGCGAGACCATTCTCGACCGCACCGGCGCGCGCAAGGAAACCATCAAGCTGCCGAACGAACGCATCGGCCTGCTGATGGTGTTCCGGCCCTTCGAAAAGGTTTCGTACGCACTGGTGCTCGAGATCACCGACACTCCGAAGGCGGGCGACTTCCTCGTCAATCCCTGA
- the fmt gene encoding methionyl-tRNA formyltransferase: protein MTPLKVVFAGTPEFARAALEAIAAAGHEIALVLSQPDRPAGRGMKLQASPVKQCALAHGWPVAQPRSLRLDGKYPQDAAAARDALLAARPDVMVVAAYGLILPQWVLDLPAHGCLNIHASLLPRWRGAAPIHRAIEAGDAQTGITIMQMDAGLDTGDMLLREAVDIGSDTTARLHDRLAELGGRLIVQALANIGHLVRTPQPAEGVTYASKVEKHEAQIDWTQPADAIVRRIRAFDPFPGANSLLDGETIKLWAAHAVPPAEVTAAPGTLLAVSDAGVAVAAAGSVVMATELQRPGGKRLAVADFLRGFDLKPGQRFG from the coding sequence TTGACCCCGCTGAAAGTCGTTTTCGCGGGCACGCCCGAGTTCGCGCGCGCCGCGCTCGAAGCCATTGCCGCTGCCGGCCATGAGATCGCGCTGGTGCTGAGCCAGCCCGACCGGCCCGCGGGCCGCGGCATGAAGCTGCAGGCTTCGCCCGTCAAGCAATGCGCCCTCGCCCACGGCTGGCCGGTGGCACAGCCGCGCAGCCTGCGGCTGGACGGCAAGTACCCGCAAGACGCCGCAGCCGCGCGCGACGCGCTGCTGGCGGCCCGGCCCGACGTGATGGTGGTCGCGGCTTACGGCCTCATCCTGCCGCAATGGGTGCTCGACCTGCCGGCGCACGGCTGCCTCAACATCCACGCCAGCCTGCTGCCGCGCTGGCGCGGTGCGGCGCCGATCCACCGCGCCATCGAGGCCGGCGACGCGCAGACCGGCATCACGATCATGCAGATGGACGCCGGCCTCGACACCGGCGACATGCTGCTGCGCGAAGCCGTCGACATCGGCAGCGACACCACCGCGCGGCTGCACGACCGGCTGGCCGAGCTGGGCGGGCGCCTGATCGTCCAGGCGCTGGCGAACATCGGCCACCTTGTGCGCACGCCGCAGCCCGCCGAAGGCGTCACCTACGCCAGCAAGGTCGAGAAGCACGAAGCCCAGATCGACTGGACCCAGCCCGCCGACGCCATCGTGCGGCGCATCCGGGCCTTCGACCCGTTCCCGGGCGCCAACAGCCTGCTCGACGGCGAGACCATCAAGCTCTGGGCCGCGCATGCGGTGCCGCCGGCCGAGGTTACGGCCGCGCCGGGCACCCTGCTGGCCGTGAGCGATGCCGGCGTGGCGGTGGCGGCAGCCGGCTCGGTGGTGATGGCGACCGAACTGCAGCGGCCCGGCGGCAAGCGCCTGGCCGTGGCCGACTTCCTGCGCGGCTTCGACCTGAAGCCCGGGCAGCGGTTCGGCTGA
- a CDS encoding AzlD domain-containing protein, with translation MRGTDLWTMGVIVGLAAVTVLTRCFFFILDRPWGLPEWAHRALHYAPAAALAGVIAPEIVMTQGHLITTLHDARLYAAVVGAAYYYWRRGVLGTMLAGMAVYLPLHLGLGW, from the coding sequence GTGAGGGGCACCGACCTGTGGACGATGGGCGTGATCGTCGGGCTGGCCGCGGTCACGGTGCTGACGCGCTGCTTCTTCTTCATCCTGGACCGGCCCTGGGGCCTGCCCGAGTGGGCGCACCGCGCACTGCACTACGCGCCCGCCGCCGCGCTGGCCGGCGTGATCGCGCCCGAGATCGTGATGACCCAGGGCCACCTGATCACCACGCTGCACGACGCGCGCCTGTATGCGGCGGTGGTCGGCGCCGCTTACTACTACTGGCGGCGCGGTGTGCTCGGCACGATGCTCGCGGGCATGGCGGTGTACCTGCCGCTGCACCTCGGCCTGGGCTGGTAG
- a CDS encoding MBL fold metallo-hydrolase: MTANISFASASDTREQKPQLRELAPDVYGYISDFDPNCGFVVGDEQVVLIDTRPTPRMARDFLAAIRTVTDKPIKTIVLTHYHAVRVMGASAFGEVEAVIASRGTLDWIRTRGQADFDSEVGRFPRLFAGVEEIPGLTFPTQSFEREMSLWLGPGQGRELRLMALGRGHSSGDTVAWLPDCGVLFSGDVVENRCGVYAGDAYIGDWTGTLDAVRALKPRVLVPGRGAVLQGEAECFEAIGLTQAFLQTLLDSVKAGIAAGETLKGCFARAEAAMAPRFGSWPVFQHVLPFDVSRTYDELRGIEHPVVWTAERDRALWQTLRGE; encoded by the coding sequence ATGACCGCCAACATCTCCTTCGCCTCGGCCTCCGACACGCGCGAGCAGAAGCCGCAACTGCGCGAACTCGCGCCCGACGTCTACGGTTACATCAGCGACTTCGATCCCAACTGCGGCTTCGTCGTCGGCGACGAGCAGGTGGTGCTGATCGACACGCGCCCCACGCCGCGCATGGCGCGCGACTTCCTGGCGGCCATCCGCACGGTGACCGACAAGCCCATCAAGACCATCGTGCTCACGCACTACCACGCGGTGCGCGTGATGGGGGCGAGCGCCTTCGGCGAGGTCGAGGCCGTCATCGCGAGCCGTGGCACGCTCGACTGGATCCGCACGCGCGGCCAGGCTGACTTCGATTCCGAGGTGGGGCGCTTCCCGCGCCTCTTCGCGGGCGTCGAAGAGATTCCAGGCCTGACCTTTCCCACGCAGAGCTTCGAGCGCGAGATGAGCCTCTGGCTCGGCCCCGGCCAGGGCCGCGAGCTTCGGCTGATGGCCCTGGGCCGCGGCCATTCGAGCGGCGACACGGTCGCGTGGCTGCCCGACTGCGGCGTGCTGTTCTCGGGCGACGTGGTCGAGAACCGCTGCGGCGTCTATGCGGGCGATGCCTACATCGGCGACTGGACCGGCACGCTCGATGCGGTGCGGGCCCTGAAGCCGCGCGTGCTGGTGCCGGGCCGCGGCGCCGTGCTGCAGGGCGAAGCCGAATGCTTCGAAGCCATCGGGCTGACCCAGGCTTTTCTCCAGACCTTGCTCGACAGCGTGAAAGCCGGCATCGCCGCGGGCGAAACGCTCAAGGGCTGCTTCGCACGCGCCGAGGCGGCGATGGCGCCGCGCTTCGGCAGCTGGCCCGTGTTCCAGCACGTGCTGCCTTTCGACGTCTCGCGCACGTACGACGAGCTGCGCGGCATCGAACACCCCGTGGTGTGGACCGCGGAGCGCGACCGCGCACTGTGGCAGACGCTGCGCGGCGAATGA
- a CDS encoding DUF1631 family protein, producing MSTARSASSLQLAHETRERFVRATEGVIVPLAQAIRDRLTQQASEIGSARAMQESRDDFVAFQGQASQWVSLAQAGWRKSVDATAGAAPAAPAAKLRLELIGDDAMESSILSSRLAQLIHDKASFELSDLRLRIQFLEGTAELDAHDVLRPETLARLLVDQWLAAGLSRALWARVQDTVQQQLVGVVVKAYEDANAFLVSRGVMPEIDLKSFVRRTGSSTGSVSPTGPATMPASPYAGGAMQRPGAAPAFTTGGSPLMVARQRAQTALLSLKRFVAARIGAEPPASPSPSMTTTGMDGHAAVAGATGAGGARAVSRTFVGAIAEAEAAYRVAASQYMQGSVPGSAEQATLIQQTAVDLRRRSTELKKRAPTTADKATVEIVALMFQAILAEERIPFSARVWFARLQMPVLRVAIAEPEFFGTLQHPARMLIDRMGSCVMGFDAAAISGSALEGEIRRVVQVIEQYPETGQRVFKLVFDEFVAFLNRYLTQSDATQRVMSVAQQVEQKETMAIQYTIELRKMLNDMPVREEIREFLFKVWAEVLAIAALRYGAQGEQTVMLKRVASELVWAASAKPNRADRARVIQDLPQLLQRLRLGMNLLGIIDEPQEAHIKAIGATLSDAFLSKTEAIPAAKIEAMAERLAHLEDFVSDDGGASSLPLDANSIELLLGVDAASIEVVADTMGGVPAEDMLAWAHELEVGNWFMLDHNDRVSQVQFVWRSDRKQLHLFASADGRSFLIQVGRLANYLQAGLLVPAEEETLTVRATREALAKLDANPERLLN from the coding sequence ATGAGCACCGCGCGGTCCGCTTCCTCCCTGCAACTCGCACACGAGACGCGTGAGCGCTTCGTCCGTGCCACCGAGGGCGTCATCGTCCCGCTGGCGCAGGCGATACGGGACCGCCTGACGCAGCAGGCCTCGGAAATCGGCAGTGCGCGCGCCATGCAGGAGAGCCGCGACGACTTCGTGGCGTTCCAGGGCCAGGCCTCGCAATGGGTGTCGCTCGCGCAGGCGGGCTGGCGCAAGTCGGTGGACGCTACAGCGGGTGCGGCGCCCGCCGCGCCCGCCGCGAAGCTGCGGCTCGAACTCATCGGCGACGATGCCATGGAGAGCAGCATCCTGTCGTCGCGCCTCGCGCAGCTGATCCACGACAAGGCCAGCTTCGAACTCAGCGACCTGCGGCTGCGCATCCAGTTCCTGGAAGGCACCGCAGAACTCGACGCCCACGACGTGCTCAGGCCCGAAACGCTGGCCCGGCTGCTGGTGGACCAGTGGCTGGCGGCCGGCCTGAGCCGCGCGCTCTGGGCCCGCGTGCAGGACACCGTGCAGCAGCAGCTCGTCGGCGTGGTCGTCAAGGCCTACGAAGACGCCAACGCCTTCCTGGTCTCCCGGGGCGTGATGCCCGAAATCGATCTCAAGAGCTTTGTCCGCCGCACCGGCAGCAGCACCGGCAGCGTCAGTCCCACCGGGCCGGCGACGATGCCGGCATCGCCCTACGCCGGCGGCGCCATGCAGCGCCCGGGCGCCGCGCCGGCCTTCACCACGGGCGGCTCGCCGTTGATGGTCGCCCGCCAGCGCGCGCAGACGGCGCTCCTGAGCCTCAAGCGCTTCGTCGCCGCTCGCATCGGCGCGGAGCCGCCGGCCTCGCCTTCGCCCTCGATGACGACGACGGGAATGGACGGCCATGCGGCCGTCGCCGGTGCGACCGGCGCCGGGGGCGCCCGCGCCGTCTCCCGGACCTTTGTCGGCGCGATCGCCGAAGCCGAGGCCGCCTACCGGGTGGCTGCCTCGCAGTACATGCAGGGTTCGGTGCCGGGCTCCGCGGAGCAGGCCACCCTGATCCAGCAGACCGCGGTCGACCTCCGGCGGCGCAGCACCGAGCTCAAGAAAAGGGCGCCCACCACCGCCGACAAGGCCACGGTCGAGATCGTGGCGCTCATGTTCCAGGCCATCCTCGCCGAGGAGCGCATTCCTTTCTCGGCGCGCGTGTGGTTTGCCCGCCTGCAGATGCCGGTGCTGCGCGTGGCCATTGCCGAGCCCGAGTTCTTCGGCACGCTGCAGCACCCCGCGCGCATGCTGATCGACCGCATGGGCTCCTGCGTGATGGGCTTCGATGCCGCCGCCATCTCGGGCAGTGCGCTCGAGGGCGAGATCCGCCGCGTGGTGCAGGTGATCGAGCAGTATCCCGAAACCGGCCAGCGCGTCTTCAAGCTGGTGTTCGACGAGTTCGTCGCCTTCCTCAACCGCTATCTCACGCAAAGCGACGCCACCCAGCGCGTTATGAGCGTGGCGCAGCAGGTCGAGCAGAAGGAAACGATGGCGATCCAGTACACCATCGAGCTGCGCAAGATGCTCAACGACATGCCGGTGCGCGAGGAGATCCGCGAGTTTCTCTTCAAGGTCTGGGCCGAGGTGCTGGCGATTGCCGCGCTGCGCTACGGCGCGCAGGGCGAGCAGACGGTGATGCTCAAGCGCGTGGCCTCCGAGCTCGTGTGGGCGGCCAGCGCCAAGCCCAACCGCGCCGACCGCGCCCGCGTGATCCAGGACCTGCCGCAGCTGCTGCAGCGCCTGCGCCTGGGCATGAACCTGCTGGGCATCATCGACGAGCCGCAGGAGGCCCACATCAAGGCCATCGGCGCCACCCTGTCCGACGCCTTCCTGTCGAAGACCGAAGCCATTCCCGCGGCCAAGATCGAGGCCATGGCCGAGCGCCTCGCGCACCTGGAAGATTTCGTCAGCGACGACGGCGGCGCCTCCAGCCTGCCGCTCGATGCGAACAGCATCGAACTGCTGCTGGGCGTGGATGCGGCCTCGATCGAGGTCGTGGCCGACACCATGGGCGGCGTTCCGGCCGAAGACATGCTCGCGTGGGCCCACGAACTGGAGGTCGGCAACTGGTTCATGCTCGACCACAACGACCGCGTGAGCCAGGTGCAGTTCGTCTGGCGCAGCGACCGCAAGCAGCTGCACCTGTTCGCCTCGGCCGACGGCCGCAGCTTCCTGATCCAGGTCGGCCGGCTGGCCAACTACCTGCAGGCCGGCCTGCTGGTGCCGGCCGAAGAGGAAACGCTCACGGTGCGCGCCACGCGCGAGGCGCTGGCGAAGCTCGACGCGAATCCGGAGCGCCTGCTGAACTAG